The genomic interval AACCGGTGTCCCCCGAAGCAAATATACaatttgacttaaaaaacaaacaaacacacacaaaactgtaactaaaatgaacaaaataactccaaaaacacacaaaacggcaaaagaaaacacaaataatatacaaaatgactcgtaaaacacaaaaacccaaaacataaaacacagaaacaacatgaaaatgcacaaaacaaaaataccaaatgacaaaaaatatataaaattattccaaaaacataagaaatgacacagaaattacagaaaaacaacaacaaaacctttTGTCCTTTGATGtcttaatgctcagattggtcagtattgtaaatgctgacataaatgttgataatgtggcccctggTTCTGTGGCGCCCACTGATCAAAGCTGCAATCTCAGTTTCAGAGCAACTTCTACATCAGTGTGCgagaaaaatacatgtgatcACATCTCACCTGAAAGAAGACATTGCGCTGTGATCACTGGCCGTGTCGACCATGATGTCCGGCATGACATCTGAGAAGTCGCTGCCAAACTTCTTCTTGAAGTTGACGAGTGCACTTTCGTTGCGTATGAACTCCAAAGACCCTCTGCGCTCACCCTGCAAACACATGAAGAGAAATGCTCAGTAATCAACCTGAAAGTGGATAAAGTGcaggaaaaaacacaactaaCACGCGGCTGTCACCTCTTGCACGTAGCTCATAGCGTCTTGGAGGTTCAGCTTGTGGAAGACTTTAAAGACGTGGTCACGGTTCTTCCTCGCTGATGGTTTCATCAAAACTCTAGACATCCATTTCTCCTCAAAGTTATTCCACCTTTAGgagaaaaacatgaatttaCTCCAACGTTCAATTGTCCTCTGTCATAGTGTGTGTTTACATACTTATCCCTCATGTAGTTATGTCCGATCTGTCCTGAAATGTCTTCTATGGCAACCAGCATGTGATCAAACACCTGAACCACAACCAGAGAACAGAGTTAACTGATGATCTAAAGCTCGCGCTATGCATAGGAAGTCTGCTCTTCACcttattttgcactttttccatGAGCGTACGCTCCGATACGGCCGCTCGCTTGACTTTGAGCCACTTGACCAAAGGTTTCATTGTGATTCCCTGCAGAACAAAAAGCTCTTCTCACTGGATAGCAAATTAAATCAagtgttttctttgtgtttagtgTTTACCTGAAATATGACAGTGAAGTACACAACAATAAGAGTTGTGGAGATCATCAGGTTCTTCTCCTTTATCTTGTTCTCGTCCAGCATCGTTGCCAGCCCATAAGCGACGGCGCCTCGCAGGCCACCGTAACTCATGATCACCTGATCTATGAACTCCAGGGGAACCAACCTGAACTTGTTCAGGATCCAGGTGAGGAAAAACACCCCTGTGGCGAGGCAAAGAGTCAGCCGTGTCGGAGCGTTGGACATTCACACTTTGAAATAATGAAGCAAACTCACCGATGATCCTGTAAACcatgatgaagaggagggtGAGGAGGATGAAGCCTGTGTTCCACACCCAGATTGTTGTGTCAATGGCGGAGATGCCGAGGAAGACGAAGATGATGGTCTCTGAGCCGTTGGCGAACACCTTCATGGCGTATCTCACCGTGTTGACGGAGTTCTCGTCCATGTTTGCGTTGATGTACTTCTGACAGCACATTCCACAGAAGAGAATTCTACAGAGGAAAAGGATCCACACGCACAGATCAGGAAGTGCTCTCAAcacggaaaaaaaaatctgatttcttCAGTATTTTGTGCATACGAGAGGATGGCGGACAGTGAGAGCATCTCAGCCGTCAGATAGGAGAGGTACCCGAGCACGAACACAAAGCCGGGCTCGATGATCTGGATGTTTTTGGTGCATCTGGTTATGAGAGAGAGCAGCAGGCCAAACACAAAACCCACGAGGGAGCCTCCAAACGCCACCACGAAGAAGGAAACTGTAAAACCAGAGGACACACAAGGTCGTATTCTTCCTTTTGAGCATTGTAtatatcaggggtcaccaacatggtgcccatgggccccaggtagcccacatggactaTGCGTGGTACCCTCAGAACCTCTAGTCAACAATttgctccatctaaaatctgatttactttccaggattcaaactggAACAGTATGTTGAGTAGTCAATCTCTTCTCTACTGTTTTAACTCAATAGAGGGAGTACTCAGGGAGGGTTAggattaataaatgtattattcttCAAAATGTTGCTACCACTTACATATTCCTTTACAGATCTCTGCAGCATCGATTTGAGAGCCTCCCAGTGACACAAAAGCATCAAATACGTTGAAAAGCacctgtgaaaaaaacaaagaaacaaggaAACCAATCTGAACACGTCTCGTCTCAGTCAGCTGAGCCAGATACACTTCCAAAGAATCCTGACATTTAACACAAATAGAGAAATAATGCATTTGGCAACCCTTTATGAAAAAGAGGATGAGGAGTGGTGCTACTTTCAGCTCCTCCCCTTGAATCTGTTAAGGTAGTAAACAGGTCTTGGGTGTGAATATAAACTTAGCTAGGTCTcactcctttttcttttttctacttAATTATGAAGCAGATTAGCAGACACAGAAAAAGGAAACATTTCCTTTTTAATGCAGGTATAAATATTAGCTAATATAAGTTGATCTTACGCACCACTGTGACGCCGTCGTTGAGCAGCGACTCTCCAAACACCATGATAAAGAGCACCTCGTTGACGTGGACTTGCTCAAACACAGCGATGACGGCGACGGGGTCGACGGCGGCAATCAGGCTGCCGAACAGAAGATACTGGAGCAGACCGATGTCCAGGTCacctacacacgcacacgcacacgcacacgcacacacacacacacacacacagagtgtacAGGACTTTTAAAAGAGCTTTGCTCCCAATCAGACGCTTTCATTGCAATTCCTGTGTATTGGTATCAAATAATGACCATTCATTGGCCCGTAGAACACTCAGGAAATGGGACTCATGACCAACCTCACAACCTCACCCTAACCAAAAACTAGTAATGGTTTTATTTCTTAGTGTGGATTTTTGAACATATCAGTATGTTCAGCGAGGAATCAGTCTTTTGTGTTATTTCTCTGTCTAGGTAATAACAGGTTAGTAAGTAAATAGTCGTCATTCAAAACATATTAACAATGATGATGATTAGTTAAACTGCATTTACAGAGTGCATGCGAGTGGGAATGCTGTGTGCTGAAATTGTCAAACAAATGTCCGTGCGTTGCCGTAGCCAGGGGCTCTCagccttggggtcaggaccccatttggggtcccgagacactgggagggggtcgccagatccCTTCAATAGAACATtttttgagcccattttggcttatttttaccctttttctgcaactacactaaacttgctatgttttaacctattttcatcattatttcttgccatatttttgctcattttaatgcattttgctacattacttccatttctgccacttctccatcaaatttgattgaattttctgcacatttctttccactttcaagacattttaggCACACtgcatgttgcatatgttgacccattattgtctcttttaacttcttttcaccatatttcatgcatatttttgccaatttaaccacatacacCAATTATAATGCCCATTATATGGCAgcttaaagtaattgttccgacttttaaaattacattatccCAACCTTCCcgttcccatttctgccactttcaaGCCAGTATTgatactttgaaccctttttacctctttttctgtctgtttttggccactctaatttacaacttttaaccagtttcagtgttttttaaaatcatatttcaccaccttttccaccatttttggtaacttttaacccatttcattactgattaaaacaataatttacatctttaagatgactatatactatggcgcaaataacaataaacttcctggacaacagtggatattattcagataaataaataaatgtgtcatcatccatcattttgttgactttatggatggaccccaaaaatctctcccctttattcccccttatagatgaccctgtctccacatgactgttcttcaattttcatatctgtgttcaaccaccttcagctacagtgggggtccctggtctctggaacctttattttgggggtcattgGCTGAAAAATGAAGAACCACTGGCCGTAGCAACAAAACAAACTCAACTGTTCCTGAGGAGCATCCGTGACATCACCTTCGAAGGAATTGGCCTTAAAGAAAGATTGGCTGGTGTACGCCCAGGTAGCCTTTAATATTAgggataataatattaatattacccATGGCTCCTCCTTTGTGACACCCCCACAGCGACAGGCCCAAGCTGGCTGCGTTCCAGCAGGTCCCGATGACGGCGTAGACCAGGATGGCACCCATATTGCTGAAGAACAGCTTGTTGGGCATGGAGTACCCGGCGTCCAGGATAACTTGGGGCAGCaggtagaagaagaagacagtGGGCGTGAGCGTGAACGTCTGAGCGTGGTCCGCTCCCCAGATCATGGCACCCAGAATGAAGCCGAAACAGATGAGCAAGGCACTCTCTGGGATGACGCTGGTCACCTTGTGGTTAGCCtcaatgactgcaaaaaaaaaaaaaagacaatacgattaaaactgtacttttttattgtaatCAGGGCTGTAAAGGTTTAATCTCAGTTTGCTCTTTAACTGATCCCCAAATGTGAAACTGCTGTCGGCTTACCAAATCAGCAAATGATCAACTCCCTCTAAGAATGCATTGCCTTTAAGCTCTGGATGTATCATTAACCAACAAAAGGTAGCATTTTAAACCCTGTTTGTGTAACTAAATGCAGACCTTTCTTTAGTGCTTTGACCTAATGGACTGAAAGGTGTCGTTGAGGTtgatatattaataaaaaaccTGACGAACCTTAACATGAAAGAGGTTTTCCTGGGtgcatgaaaaatatttatttgtgtaatgATTTCATATCATATCAACACTTTGTATTCAAAGCTCACAACAAGGCACACAGCCATTGAAAATAACACAATgaacacaaaataaccaaaattcatatctctatgTTTTTTCTCAATCGCGATAATTTTAACTCAATGTAGTCTGAGCAGAAAGATGATTCCGAGTTAAATGTGGTGATGCAAAACGCCACACAGACACGTGTATtagcaaacagctgcacaacatgtgccccttttggctttttctcctataaagggacagcatgtgtgagtgagttctgtactgtggtttgtttaggggaaggtctgggttaggacacactgagaagtccatctaactgtgcttttcatgctgttctagaagtagtgaaagcagcgactcctgaaACGAggattttgatacaaaataagccataaaaaatatgtatatggTTAAAATGGAAAActatatatcttgaatatcgatatatcgcccagccctagtcctGGTATGAATCAAAGTGTCACAAACATAGGGAAGAACAAAGACCTCTGCAACCAGAATATGATGAAGCTGATCAGATGGGATGAAACTAAACTAAAAGGTTTCAGTAACTGATTCTCCATATTATCGAGAGCACGTGCAGATCCCAAAACCATCAAACTGATCAGTCTAAAGCACTTTTGATTTGCAGTGCTCCAGTATTTCTCTGACTCAGCAGTTCTGACATTACATTTTGTATCAAACtcattaaaaatgtcaaaactgTACGCTtttcttttcaaagtaaaacactGAACAGAACATTGTGTTACTTTGCTTTTCACGACACGTCCATGGATGCGTCAGTCGGTAATTAACGAGCTACAGTTTACAATCAGCTGTGGTGGAGCAGGAGAACAGCTATAACATGCAAGACAGGGGCTCTCCAGgagtgtatgtttttttgtaaaacttttCTTAATCACTTAGATAAGAATAAACAAAggcagataaaaaaataataataatttttggttgttttttttttttaattagatattGACAAACAAGGTCGTAGCAAAGGACAAAATACAATTTGATTTAGTTTGAAGGAGCTTAAAGAGCCGCTATACTAAAAAACCAGACCTTGTAATAACAATTTAGGGTTATCACCAGAGGAGACGCCAAACTCAAAatgaacaacaataataaatactgtaaattcaGGCTTTAATGCTACAGTCTGCAGACTTTGGGTTTGTTTACCTCAAGACAAAAAATGATCATTTGCCCAAAAACCACAGTTAGCTTCTATATTTCAGCATCCAgtataacaataaataatatgtgattattattatggaaTTATTATAGAAGAATAAAATATACCTTCATCTCCAGAGGGGAAATTTAATTGTTTCAGCAACACGATAAAAAAGGAcagattatacagtatatatatatatatatatatatatacatacatacatgtgtCTGTAAATGATTTATTGTTGTTGGCTAGTGGTGGCTATCTTTTGGAGTACCCAGAGAAAACCCAAGCActcatggggagaacatgcaaactccacacagaaaggggCCAAGTGTCCACcatgaacccaggaccttcttgttAGGAGGCAGACTGTCCTGACCTTGAAactttgaaaataaagtaataaataaataggtgtGTTGTGAGTCGATAACACTTGAAAAACACATCTGTTGACCAATGAAAGAATGGGAAAtattaacaacaaaataatttacTTCGAAGGAAGAATTATCTGCGATAATTTACCAGTGTCCATAATATAAATGGGAAAAACGCATAGAAATGTGCTAATATGGAATAAAGAGTTTCTAAGACTGAAGCATGTCCACTTGTCCACCAGAAAGACTTTTCTAAGCACTCAGCAGGTTTTACGTACCCATTTTGCCCAAAAAAGCCACGAGTATCCATAATGCTATCAGGTAGGGGGTCTCCACGTGGTGCCACTTAAAGGTGACGATGGGTATTCCAGTAATGTTGGAGCGTTGGCTGTGCTCATCGTGACTGACAGGTGAACTAGGCTCCGGATGCTCAGCTCCAACCCCtccagacaaaaacaaacacaggagcAGGACTGTCTGCAGCAGCCAGAGTCTCCAATATCCACAGAGCGGCATTTGGACGAAGGTGAGGAACAATCAGAAGGAGGAAAAACACCACTGTGAGGAATGGTCCTGTAATGGATATGTAGTGGTTTCAGCGCTCCATGTTTCTAACTCCACCTGTGCCCGAGCATCGTCCTCCCTCCCACAGTTTGTTCAGAAGTGTTCAAAAGCCCAATGTCAGCTTTTTATAGCTACAGTATCTGCTGTACGGGCAAGTGCGTAAGCACGCTGGTACACTTTGGGTGAGGAATTAATGGGGGAGTAACTGATGTCTGTGGTTACTCAGTCACGTTTGAGAGATTCACAGGTCCAGCCTTTGTTCACGTCTTCCGGCCTTGGACGCCTTTGTTTCTAAAGGTGAAGGATTGACTGACGGAGCGGAGGTCATTTTTGAGATGTTAAAAGGAAAACCTTTAGCTCTTCCAGGGTCTCTGCTCCTGCAATGATTGACTCTGAGCTTACTCAGTCTTAGTTAAAGACTTCCTAATGCCTTTGGCACACAGTGCCAGTCTGCTGTCTTATATTTTACATGTCCTATAAACCAGGAATCAGtccaaaaactaacaaaaaaaacttcatcaacACATCTGACTGCAGCCCAAAATAGTAATCCATTGACACAAAGTGTCAGAATATGTCGTTGTGCCCAGAATTATTGAAACTTTCCGCACAATCAGCATTTCAGCAACAGACGAACAGAGAAAACATCCATAAAGGGAAGCTGGTCATTATGGTTTTAGGAATCATTCTGATACTGATCAGTGGATCATTCCCAAAACTGTGAGAAAGATGCtactttctgcttttattgcaatttattgcctctgaaatgt from Gouania willdenowi chromosome 11, fGouWil2.1, whole genome shotgun sequence carries:
- the slc9a3.1 gene encoding sodium/hydrogen exchanger 3 isoform X1; the protein is MATNWRRALVLCLLLMGFIGLSLANDDPHEDPGTSNDHHEEDSGAANTTGSDHDTTTDGGHDDSGGHDSGHDAPITTLPIVTWKWHHVTVPYLVALWILVSWICKLIIEANHKVTSVIPESALLICFGFILGAMIWGADHAQTFTLTPTVFFFYLLPQVILDAGYSMPNKLFFSNMGAILVYAVIGTCWNAASLGLSLWGCHKGGAMGDLDIGLLQYLLFGSLIAAVDPVAVIAVFEQVHVNEVLFIMVFGESLLNDGVTVVLFNVFDAFVSLGGSQIDAAEICKGIFSFFVVAFGGSLVGFVFGLLLSLITRCTKNIQIIEPGFVFVLGYLSYLTAEMLSLSAILSILFCGMCCQKYINANMDENSVNTVRYAMKVFANGSETIIFVFLGISAIDTTIWVWNTGFILLTLLFIMVYRIIGVFFLTWILNKFRLVPLEFIDQVIMSYGGLRGAVAYGLATMLDENKIKEKNLMISTTLIVVYFTVIFQGITMKPLVKWLKVKRAAVSERTLMEKVQNKVFDHMLVAIEDISGQIGHNYMRDKWNNFEEKWMSRVLMKPSARKNRDHVFKVFHKLNLQDAMSYVQEGERRGSLEFIRNESALVNFKKKFGSDFSDVMPDIMVDTASDHSAMSSFRGDPVPSVSLELHEQTMNGMREITEDINSHHLLQQHLYKGRKQHRHRYSRSHFDVNKDENEVQEIFQRTMRSRLESFKSAKMGVAPPKTISKHAKKDQQQKMPNGKSLDKNKPFHCSDADSPFSEGDTASGFDPSYNSFPMRVSYTAGAGIENPAFMPDLDPMASIQIPPWLAEAEPDSSTVAPSQRAQVRLPWTPSNLRRLAPFRISTRSTDSFVAADAPSTDLPPPPSPPPPPYPRPPPPPPQ
- the slc9a3.1 gene encoding sodium/hydrogen exchanger 3 isoform X2, whose product is MPLCGYWRLWLLQTVLLLCLFLSGGVGAEHPEPSSPVSHDEHSQRSNITGIPIVTFKWHHVETPYLIALWILVAFLGKMVIEANHKVTSVIPESALLICFGFILGAMIWGADHAQTFTLTPTVFFFYLLPQVILDAGYSMPNKLFFSNMGAILVYAVIGTCWNAASLGLSLWGCHKGGAMGDLDIGLLQYLLFGSLIAAVDPVAVIAVFEQVHVNEVLFIMVFGESLLNDGVTVVLFNVFDAFVSLGGSQIDAAEICKGIFSFFVVAFGGSLVGFVFGLLLSLITRCTKNIQIIEPGFVFVLGYLSYLTAEMLSLSAILSILFCGMCCQKYINANMDENSVNTVRYAMKVFANGSETIIFVFLGISAIDTTIWVWNTGFILLTLLFIMVYRIIGVFFLTWILNKFRLVPLEFIDQVIMSYGGLRGAVAYGLATMLDENKIKEKNLMISTTLIVVYFTVIFQGITMKPLVKWLKVKRAAVSERTLMEKVQNKVFDHMLVAIEDISGQIGHNYMRDKWNNFEEKWMSRVLMKPSARKNRDHVFKVFHKLNLQDAMSYVQEGERRGSLEFIRNESALVNFKKKFGSDFSDVMPDIMVDTASDHSAMSSFRGDPVPSVSLELHEQTMNGMREITEDINSHHLLQQHLYKGRKQHRHRYSRSHFDVNKDENEVQEIFQRTMRSRLESFKSAKMGVAPPKTISKHAKKDQQQKMPNGKSLDKNKPFHCSDADSPFSEGDTASGFDPSYNSFPMRVSYTAGAGIENPAFMPDLDPMASIQIPPWLAEAEPDSSTVAPSQRAQVRLPWTPSNLRRLAPFRISTRSTDSFVAADAPSTDLPPPPSPPPPPYPRPPPPPPQ
- the slc9a3.1 gene encoding sodium/hydrogen exchanger 3 isoform X3 translates to MIWGADHAQTFTLTPTVFFFYLLPQVILDAGYSMPNKLFFSNMGAILVYAVIGTCWNAASLGLSLWGCHKGGAMGDLDIGLLQYLLFGSLIAAVDPVAVIAVFEQVHVNEVLFIMVFGESLLNDGVTVVLFNVFDAFVSLGGSQIDAAEICKGIFSFFVVAFGGSLVGFVFGLLLSLITRCTKNIQIIEPGFVFVLGYLSYLTAEMLSLSAILSILFCGMCCQKYINANMDENSVNTVRYAMKVFANGSETIIFVFLGISAIDTTIWVWNTGFILLTLLFIMVYRIIGVFFLTWILNKFRLVPLEFIDQVIMSYGGLRGAVAYGLATMLDENKIKEKNLMISTTLIVVYFTVIFQGITMKPLVKWLKVKRAAVSERTLMEKVQNKVFDHMLVAIEDISGQIGHNYMRDKWNNFEEKWMSRVLMKPSARKNRDHVFKVFHKLNLQDAMSYVQEGERRGSLEFIRNESALVNFKKKFGSDFSDVMPDIMVDTASDHSAMSSFRGDPVPSVSLELHEQTMNGMREITEDINSHHLLQQHLYKGRKQHRHRYSRSHFDVNKDENEVQEIFQRTMRSRLESFKSAKMGVAPPKTISKHAKKDQQQKMPNGKSLDKNKPFHCSDADSPFSEGDTASGFDPSYNSFPMRVSYTAGAGIENPAFMPDLDPMASIQIPPWLAEAEPDSSTVAPSQRAQVRLPWTPSNLRRLAPFRISTRSTDSFVAADAPSTDLPPPPSPPPPPYPRPPPPPPQ